In a genomic window of Streptomyces koelreuteriae:
- a CDS encoding ADP-ribosylglycohydrolase family protein: protein MASIACIPSAPAPGDAAELRERARGALLGLAVGDALGAPAENMKPSEIRARWGRITGYVSDNPSGTDDTEYAIFSGLLLARHGCALTPAHVEAAWHEWIADRDEGPFRGAGFSERGTLENLRRGLAAPISAQHRHAWSDGLAMRAAPFGVFAAGRPAEAARLVAIDGSVSHDGEGIYGGQAVAAGVAAAMAGAPAIAVVAAALAVVPDDSWTARSLRRAVAVAHRGERAVRSAVVIGGYPWTDLAPEAVALAFGAYAAADGDFEQSVLTAVNMGRDADTTAAVAGALAGATRGVSAIPEAWATPIGPVRGRCLPAMAGYHVRDVADLLTANRETEARA from the coding sequence ATGGCATCGATCGCCTGCATCCCCTCCGCCCCGGCGCCCGGGGACGCCGCCGAGCTCCGCGAACGGGCACGGGGCGCACTGCTGGGCCTGGCCGTGGGTGACGCCCTCGGGGCCCCCGCCGAGAACATGAAGCCGTCCGAGATCCGCGCCCGGTGGGGCCGTATCACCGGCTACGTCAGCGACAACCCGTCCGGCACGGACGACACCGAGTACGCGATCTTCTCCGGTCTCCTCCTGGCCCGGCACGGCTGCGCACTCACCCCCGCCCATGTGGAGGCGGCCTGGCACGAGTGGATCGCCGACCGCGACGAGGGCCCCTTCCGGGGCGCCGGCTTCAGCGAACGCGGCACGCTGGAGAACCTCCGCCGTGGACTTGCCGCGCCCATCTCCGCCCAGCACCGGCACGCCTGGAGCGACGGCCTGGCCATGCGCGCGGCCCCCTTCGGGGTGTTCGCGGCGGGCCGCCCGGCGGAAGCGGCCCGTCTGGTCGCCATCGACGGCTCGGTGAGCCACGACGGCGAGGGCATCTACGGCGGCCAGGCGGTGGCGGCGGGTGTGGCGGCGGCGATGGCGGGCGCCCCGGCGATCGCGGTGGTGGCCGCCGCCCTCGCGGTCGTGCCCGACGACTCGTGGACGGCCCGCTCCCTGCGCCGCGCGGTGGCGGTGGCCCACCGCGGCGAGCGCGCGGTCCGCTCCGCCGTCGTCATCGGCGGCTACCCCTGGACCGACCTCGCCCCCGAGGCGGTCGCCCTCGCCTTCGGCGCGTACGCGGCGGCCGACGGCGACTTCGAGCAGTCCGTCCTGACCGCGGTGAACATGGGCCGCGACGCGGACACGACGGCGGCGGTGGCGGGTGCCCTGGCGGGCGCGACGCGGGGCGTCTCGGCGATCCCGGAGGCCTGGGCCACCCCCATCGGCCCGGTCCGCGGCCGCTGCCTCCCGGCGATGGCGGGCTACCACGTACGGGACGTGGCGGACCTGCTGACGGCGAACCGTGAGACGGAGGCACGAGCATGA
- a CDS encoding VIT1/CCC1 transporter family protein, producing the protein MAIIETEATLHEAHRDNHTHRDVNGGWLRPAVFGAMDGLVSNLALMTGVAGGAVGQQTVVISGLAGLAAGAFSMAAGEYTSVASQRELVEAELNVERRELRKHPKDEEAELASLYEGRGVEPKLAREVARQLSKDPEQALEIHAREELGIDPGDLPSPTVAAVSSFGSFALGALIPVLPYLLGASTLWPAVLLALLGLFLCGAVVAKVTARTWWYSGLRQLFLGGAAAGVTYALGTLFGTAVG; encoded by the coding sequence ATGGCCATCATCGAGACCGAGGCGACGCTGCACGAGGCGCACCGGGACAATCACACGCACCGGGACGTGAACGGCGGCTGGCTGCGTCCCGCGGTGTTCGGCGCGATGGACGGCCTCGTCTCCAATCTGGCCCTGATGACCGGTGTCGCCGGCGGGGCCGTCGGTCAGCAGACCGTGGTCATCAGCGGACTCGCGGGGCTGGCCGCCGGCGCCTTCTCCATGGCCGCCGGCGAGTACACCTCCGTGGCCTCGCAGCGCGAGCTCGTCGAGGCCGAGCTGAACGTGGAGCGGCGCGAGCTGCGCAAGCACCCGAAGGACGAGGAGGCCGAGCTCGCCTCGCTCTACGAGGGGAGAGGCGTCGAGCCGAAGCTGGCCCGGGAGGTCGCCCGGCAGCTGTCGAAGGACCCGGAGCAGGCGCTGGAGATCCATGCACGCGAGGAGCTGGGCATCGACCCCGGCGATCTGCCCTCGCCCACCGTCGCCGCGGTGTCGAGCTTCGGCTCCTTCGCGCTGGGCGCGCTGATCCCCGTGCTGCCGTATCTGCTGGGCGCGAGCACCCTGTGGCCCGCGGTGCTGCTGGCGCTGCTGGGGCTCTTCCTGTGCGGCGCGGTCGTGGCCAAGGTGACGGCCCGCACCTGGTGGTACAGCGGGCTGCGGCAGCTTTTCCTGGGAGGCGCGGCGGCCGGTGTGACGTACGCCCTGGGCACCCTGTTCGGAACGGCCGTAGGATAG